In one Prosthecochloris aestuarii DSM 271 genomic region, the following are encoded:
- the rfbB gene encoding dTDP-glucose 4,6-dehydratase, protein MDDLFMKNILVTGGAGFIGSHVVRRFVNAYPEYRITNLDALTYAGNLENLRDVEDRENYRFVKGDITDGEAMMALFREEAFDGVVHLAAESHVDRSIANPSAFVMTNVIGTVNLLNAARTAWADGFEGKLFYHISTDEVYGTLGSDGMFTEETAYDPHSPYSASKASSDHFVRAYHDTYGLPAVISNCSNNYGSFQFPEKLIPLFINNICNNKPLPVYGKGENIRDWLWVVDHASAIDVIYHNGKQGETYNIGGNNEWTNIALIRLLCGIMDRKLGRSEGESEKLISYVTDRAGHDFRYAIDSSKLQQELGWTPSSRFEEGLEKTVDWYLANSEWLERVTSKAYRRYYKETYGIH, encoded by the coding sequence ATGGATGATTTATTTATGAAAAATATTCTTGTTACAGGCGGAGCCGGGTTTATCGGGTCACATGTGGTGCGGCGGTTTGTCAATGCGTATCCGGAGTACCGGATAACGAATCTTGATGCGTTGACGTATGCGGGGAATCTGGAGAACCTTCGCGATGTGGAGGATCGTGAGAACTACCGGTTCGTGAAGGGGGATATCACGGACGGTGAGGCGATGATGGCGCTGTTCCGCGAGGAGGCGTTTGACGGGGTAGTCCATCTGGCTGCGGAGTCGCATGTGGACCGCTCGATTGCCAATCCTTCAGCATTTGTGATGACGAACGTGATTGGGACTGTGAATCTGCTGAATGCGGCTCGTACAGCATGGGCCGATGGGTTTGAGGGGAAGTTGTTTTACCATATTTCGACGGATGAGGTGTATGGGACGCTGGGGTCTGACGGGATGTTTACGGAGGAGACGGCGTATGATCCGCACAGTCCGTATTCGGCGTCGAAGGCGTCGTCGGATCATTTTGTTCGAGCCTATCACGATACCTACGGGCTGCCGGCAGTCATCAGTAACTGCTCGAATAACTATGGATCATTCCAGTTTCCCGAGAAACTCATTCCGCTTTTTATCAATAATATCTGCAACAACAAGCCGTTACCGGTCTATGGAAAGGGCGAAAATATACGCGACTGGCTCTGGGTGGTTGATCACGCGAGCGCGATTGACGTGATCTATCATAACGGGAAACAGGGAGAGACCTACAATATCGGTGGAAATAATGAGTGGACGAACATCGCGCTTATCAGATTGCTCTGCGGCATTATGGACAGGAAGCTCGGGCGTTCTGAGGGAGAGTCGGAGAAACTGATCAGCTATGTGACCGACAGGGCTGGTCATGATTTCCGGTACGCGATCGATTCTTCGAAGCTCCAGCAGGAACTGGGATGGACTCCATCAAGTCGATTCGAGGAGGGGCTGGAGAAAACGGTTGATTGGTATCTCGCTAATAGCGAGTGGCTTGAACGTGTCACTTCGAAAGCTTATCGGAGGTATTACAAGGAAACGTATGGTATTCATTAA